A window from Setaria italica strain Yugu1 chromosome VIII, Setaria_italica_v2.0, whole genome shotgun sequence encodes these proteins:
- the LOC101762666 gene encoding probable WRKY transcription factor 26 → MPPCGHGEEMMEAMMRQQELVMQLRALVLPLLHGVDYTSADIAVQLFDDVIGCNISVASKLEGCLMSTGAGGGTMVELVDDKSLVRKSMTSSTTGDRTEGQVKPNSVGQKRRRNDKRSRSLVTHVPHYDGHQWRKYGQKNINGRQHPRNYYRCAYRERNCLATKTVEQQEQNAGTSSAMAVEENAKYTVVYYGDHTCKNHSTSMVQAPQLVNMDLHNGEMDQTTTNAQEPEADLDLPALLEVFDSSLINWQDWNEDVIYNLSP, encoded by the exons ATGCCGCCCTGCGGCCATGGCGAGGAGATGATGGAGGCCATGATGAGGCAGCAGGAGCTTGTGATGCAGCTCCGAGCGCTCGTCCTCCCCCTGCTCCACGGTGTCGATTATACCTCGGCTGACATCGCCGTCCAGCTCTTCGACGACGTGATCGGCTGCAACATCAGCGTGGCATCTAAGCTTGAGGGGTGCCTCATGAGTaccggagctggaggaggaaccATGGTAGAGCTCGTCGATGACAAGTCCTTGGTGAGGAAGAGTATGACTAGTTCTACTACTGGCGACAGGACAGAGGGACAAGTGAAGCCTAATAGCGTTGGTCAAAAGAGAAG gaGGAACGACAAGCGATCGAGATCCCTTGTGACACATGTTCCACATTATGATGGCCACCAATGGAGAAAATATGGGCAGAAGAACATAAATGGGAGGCAACATCCCAG GAACTACTACAGATGTGCCTACAGAGAAAGGAACTGCTTAGCAACCAAGACAGTTGAGCAACAAGAACAAAATGCCGGTACCAGTAGTGCCATGGCTGTTGAGGAGAACGCAAAGTACACTGTAGTATACTACGGCGATCACACTTGCAAGAACCATAGCACCAGCATGGTCCAGGCACCCCAGCTTGTCAATATGGATCTTCACAACGGGGAAATGGATCAAACAACTACAAATGCTCAAGAGCCTGAGGCAGACTTGGACTTGCCAGCTTTGCTAGAGGTGTTTGACAGTTCGCTCATTAATTGGCAAGACTGGAATGAAGATGTGATATATAACTTATCACCGTGA
- the LOC101786932 gene encoding probable WRKY transcription factor 70: protein MKHHSSRYLPQSSPSDHPSFVSDHRSAMKEIARGQSLVTQLRAIVLPALQAGQRCELVAQMFQNILDCSSKAITELQLHHQFDARADDALVDDKKRVRRISSDDCIKEEGATAKPHHQHKRRKSDDLVSLETPVPHYDGRQWRKYGQKQINKAKHPRSYYRCTYRQEQDCKATKTVQQQDDSAGTDHPVMYTVVYHGQHTCKDNNGVESGTDDSETNTQSSSDNRSSISTTCTDAYEHQTSLDDNKPLDKSSDLITKNCMYEPFDMAAFAPLDLDSWE, encoded by the exons ATGAAGCACCACAGCAGCAGATACCTTCCTCAATCTTCACCTTCTGATCACCCCTCTTTTGTTTCCGACCACCGGTCGGCGATGAAGGAGATAGCCAGGGGGCAGTCTCTGGTGACGCAGCTGAGGGCTATCGTCCTTCCTGCGCTGCAGGCGGGCCAACGCTGCGAGCTTGTCGCCCAGATGTTCCAGAACATTCTGGATTGCTCCAGCAAGGCCATAACTGAGCTGCAGCTTCATCATCAGTTTGATGCCCGAGCTGATGACGCACTGGTGGATGACAAGAAGAGGGTGAGGAGGATTTCTTCTGATGACTGCATCAAGGAGGAGGGTGCTACTGCTAAGCCCCATCATCAGCACAAGAGAAG GAAATCTGATGATTTGGTGTCACTCGAAACGCCTGTTCCACACTATGATGGCCGCCAATGGAGAAAGTATGGGCAAAAGCAAATCAACAAAGCGAAACATCCAAG GAGCTACTACAGATGCACCTACAGGCAGGAACAAGACTGCAAAGCAACAAAGACGGTGCAGCAGCAAGATGACAGCGCAGGTACTGATCATCCCGTGATGTACACAGTCGTCTACCACGGCCAACATACTTGCAAGGACAACAATGGCGTCGAATCAGGCACCGATGACTCTGAAACAAATACTCAAAGCAGCAGCGACAACCGATCCAGCATATCAACCACTTGTACAGATGCCTATGAACATCAGACATCCCTAGATGACAATAAGCCTCTTGACAAATCTTCAGATTTGATCACGAAGAACTGCATGTATGAGCCATTCGACATGGCTGCTTTTGCACCTTTGGATTTGGACAGCTGGGAGTAG